The genome window acatgattttgagATGATTGTTCCTTTAAGACTTTATTCTGCACAGTGTTGAACTGAAAACAGTAGAAATTCAGGAGAACACCATAGTGGACACAGTGGAAACTACAGGACATCCTCAGTCATGGAGAATGAGtcacctgttcacacacacatacacacactgaacactcaTCCTCTCATCTTTAACCCTACAGTGATGATTCTGCCCAGTCGTCTGGTTTCTTTATATTTATGTCATCTGGAGAAAAAGTCACAGAAATGTTGAGACCAAAGGGTCAAACAGGAAAACGAGTTGgtcacacactgatcacagtgATAATGTTAAAATCCACTGCCTCTGCTCACTGCTGATTGTTTTTGTCCTCGATATCACAACTAGCGAGAACTTCAACgactaaaaaaaaatccaacctGATGATCCTGGTGGACCCGTGTCTTCAGAGGACGGCCAGGTCGTGGCAGCTCTTGGATCGCACTTTGACCGCCATGCGCTGGTTATTGCGCGCCACCAGTCGGTCCAGGAATCGCCGAGCCTTCTGGGTAATGCTCTCTTTGCGTTTGTAGATGGAGCGTCTGCGCTGGATGGCCTCGCTGCCATCCTGACGGAGACGGATCTGTCGGACCACACCCTCAAACAGCTCGGCCACATTGTGCTGCAAAGACGCCGATGTCTCTATGAACTTACAGTCAAATACCACAGCACATGCTCGGCCCTCTGGGAAAAAGGCAGATACAGAAAGAGCATAAATTGGAACTAGCGTTCCAGTTATTTGTTTGTGGCCATTTGCTTGAGAATGttttcagaccccttcactttttgcacattttattgtattgtagaTTAAATTTATACAAAATCAAGAATTGaaatttctcttttctcttttgtaaatgtattcagACACTTGATTCAGTTCTTGCAAGCTTTTAGGTCTTGAGAAAACCGAAGGGGTCTGAAGCTACTATATGTATCTCacgtgacctttgacccctaCCTTCCACAGCGACTTCTCTGGACCTTACCAGGTCACTCTTGTTGCCCACAAGGATGATGGGAATGTTTTCAGCTTGGCGGGTGCGTCGCAGTGTGATGCGGAGCTCAGAGGCAGAGTCGAAGGTGGAGCGGTCGGTGACAGAATAGACGATGACATAGGCACTCCCCACTTTCAGACAGTCTTCCTGGGAGGAGCCATCCTCCCCCTCCTGACAagtagagagacacagacacaga of Lates calcarifer isolate ASB-BC8 linkage group LG12, TLL_Latcal_v3, whole genome shotgun sequence contains these proteins:
- the rem1 gene encoding GTP-binding protein REM 1, which codes for MTLNTQREKEPLRRRGSTPIPPAHFYQHPSWTRDPQLPGSTETPNPDRPRPQRTHPPLGQSASYHPGDKSLHYRAHWSSDSDDDSQSDSDCVYRVVLLGDHGVGKTSLAGIFAGITEKDEQPGEDTYERTLTVDGEETTLIVMDTWENDKPEGEDGSSQEDCLKVGSAYVIVYSVTDRSTFDSASELRITLRRTRQAENIPIILVGNKSDLVRSREVAVEEGRACAVVFDCKFIETSASLQHNVAELFEGVVRQIRLRQDGSEAIQRRRSIYKRKESITQKARRFLDRLVARNNQRMAVKVRSKSCHDLAVL